CTAGAAAAGCCCCTCATGAGTTAACATCCTTGATCTTTACAATACATGCACATGATCTTTACTAAATGATAATCTTTCTGATATTTTCTATAAGCTACTAGAAAATTTAAAATCCATAACCTTGTAAAAAACTTCCATCAAAGGAAGATTTCAACATGCATGCAGTGTTTCTCATTTAATACTTCTCTCATTTCTTGGTAGAAATTTTGAGAAGTTTTTCaagggttgagcttcatccaTCCACAATTTGGAGCTACTGCACATCCACACTTTCAAGTCATTTAACAAAACCTAACTGCCTCTGAAAATTCCAGATTCCccacttttcttcttctcctaccGTTTAAACTTGAAGGTTTGAAATAGCTTGCTATCTTAGTAATCACACATTCTGTACTACTAAGTCCATATAATAtccaacacccccccccccccccccccccaaaatccAAAATATTGacttaaaaatttattattcagCATGCCGCCCTACCTTGTATTTTTGCTCCCTCATTGCCTCACCAAGGAAGAATTAAGACATAGAatggaaaacaaagaaaaaacaagGAAAACACATGAAAATTATGAAAGGCAACTCTGGATAACTcaatgaaagaagaattaagcTTTTGATTGTAAAGAAAAATTAAGCTTTTGATTGTACTGAAAAATTTGTTATGATGAGCAGAATATTCCCCATGGGCAGTCACTACTGTCCTCCAGCCCTCAAACCCTTTCCCTGATGCTTTTAGTATTGTCCCAAAGCAAGCACCtttattgaatacaattatgaCAGTTTACAAGGACTAAACACCTCATTGCCAATTCCAAACATGGAAAAATCCTGTTTCAAATTGCAACATACTTATTtccctaaaagaaaaaaattgcaacATACTTGTGGTTGGACTTGTTTGATATTACTTCGTGTTGAAAGATATGCTCTAAATGATGTTATGCATCTGACTTCCAGCAGATAATAACAAAATTAGGGGAACACATGCAAGTTATACATATGTTACTGAAAAGCAACATGCAATCAAAAAGCTGTTCACAAACACCAAGAAGTTGATCGCTGTTACTAAGTAAAACTTTTTGATCATCAAAAACCCTTGCCTAGGAGGACTTACCAGTGGGCACATTGGAGGCAACATTTGAGAGGACGAGAATCACCAGAGAGAGCAGTGCAACACCACCAGCACTATCAATACGTGCATGTGGTTCAACAAGTTCCCATAAAGCACTTGGTATTCCAGTCTTGTTAAATCCATCAACGGTTATGAACATCccacaaaagaaaatcaataAGGAGTATGAAACCTGCTTCTTGCGAAAGGAACAGAAAATCAGTTCAGAAAAGAGCCATACATGGGGAAAAGTAACAACAATAGTTGATGAAAACTTTCAACTTCGAGAAAGTTAGATTCATGTTCATAAAGCAGAGCATGCCGCAATGACAGCAATTGCATTCATCATATTAATTTTTCACACGACAATTTTTGTTGCAGAAGATTAAAACATGTAAATGTATAAATTACCTTCTCCAGGCACGGGCGTGCATCCTTGAAATCGAGCACCACAAGAGCAAGAGCAGCAGTAATTGCACTCCAGGACATGTTAAGTCCCATTAAAAGAGCAACTAGCATTCCCATAGTCACAAGATAGACACATGTCTTCCACCATAGCCTCTTCCACCTCTCAATTGAACCCTCCTTCTCATCTGAAGCTTGGACTGAAGCATTTTCTCTCGGAATATTTCTCAAATTGCTAGTACCTCTCAGAATCCTCCTTGAGGACACAGCTTGATCTCTTCTCAGAGAAATTGCAGCACCCTCTGCCACTTCCCTTGATGCATTTGAGGCCCTCATGGACTCAATTCCACCACTTGAGGCAGTTTGTATGTCGATATCAATGCTATTGGTCCTACTTCGTTGACTATCAGTGCGCCCAAAGTCCCCATTCAGCACAACAGCATCAATTGCTGAACCAAACTCCTGAGAATTCACAGAAGTAACATGCGACATTGTCGCCGGTGAAAACCGGTGCAAAGTCACATCATCTTCCGCCACAACATCTCCTGCTGTTGATAccacttcttcatccttctctaTTGATAATAACTTCCAAAAGTAGACTAGGAGGATGGAGGCATTCACAAGAATTCCAACAATCATAGCTGGAAGAATTCCCCACAAGAACCGTTCAAAGGAGATTCCACTTTGAACAGCTATGACTAGATTTTGTGGGTTACCAATCGGAGTTGCAGCAGATCCAATGTTTGAACTAGAAGCAAGGGCTAGAAGAAAAGGTTGTGGTGGTAGATTGTTCTGTCTAGCAATCTTTAGGATGAACTCGGTAAGGACGACACAACAGGTATCATTCGTAAATAGAGCACTTGCTATGGCAGAGATGAGACAAATTCGAAAGAGTAAGTCTTTACCACCTCTACTCttccatgagagcaatttaccCAGATACTTAAACATGTCAGCTCTTTCAAGAAAGACACTGACGACCATGGTTCCAAAGAGGAGGCCAAGAATTGGAAGATCGATCGCATCGTAGGCTTCATCAGGTGATATGACTCGGAAGATGACCATGAGCATCGCACCAAGGAGAGAGCCTGCAGTTCTCCCAATTGGTAGAAAGGGAACTGCAGGGAAAACAGCCAAGATCCAGAAAATCCCAAAGGCAACAGAGCCTAAGACTACTTTTACCGGACCTGCCATGGCCATTTttatgattttagaaggttaaccTCCTCCGGATCTAAAGCAACAGAGTGAGAGCAATTTCTGTAACTTCTAGCAAGCTAATCTTTTGCATTCGATATCCTACGATGCTGAAAAACACAACCACTCCAGTACACCCTCTAACTAAGCTGTGACAGAAGACCAAGTGCTTCCAAGACCTTAACAAAGTGGGGAAACTTAAAATCACAGCAAAATCTTTGATCAAAAAAATCGTAGTTTTCTGAAAATGGAAGTCTAAGGAAAACAAAATGACTGGAAACCTCCGCGCCCCTCCACCGTTATTCTCGAGACCATTACCACCAGTggctcaaaaaaagaaaagagaaggtgaTGACAAGTAGAGaactattaaaagaaaaggctcAAAGATCGAGAAAAGCTCCAGTGGCTGCTTCCATTTCCATCCTCCTGCAAAACAGAGAAGCCAGAACCCCATCAattgaagaaaaagagagagagagagagagagagagagagagagagagggagaatccactaaaaaataaaaataaaaactaaaaaactaaaaattaataCTGCAACATAAAGAGAAATGCCATACAGAGGCATAAGAACCTTAACCAACAAGAAAAGCTCACATGAGCATCATCTCCAATCAAAGAACACAACCCCCCTTTTATAACAAATCCCAGAATCCAGAAACTCGAAACCATCGAATTTTATCCACTTCTTTGGGTCGTGTACACGCTCAAGATCCCTCAAGGGAACTAAAATGTCCCCAAGTAAATCAAAGCACAGCAATCAGTTTGTTGCAGCACTGATGTCCGCATCCCTGCGAAACGACCCCTAAACCTCTCCAAGTGGAAGAAAAAAATGAGAGGCAATGATCCAAaatctttggcatttagttatgGAACATATGTTCACGGAAAAGAGGGAGGAAGACGGTAGTCGCCGACTCACCTTCGAGGCCAGGGAGCCTCGCTCTAATCAGCTGCCATAAAAAGAGACTGTGAGCTACAGAGCTGTTCTGCACGTAACATTGCCGAGTGGGGTCATGCGAGCGCAAGAGCTTATCTCGCTCTCCTTGTCTCCATTCGTCGACCTTCAGCGTTAGCGCTGTCCCACTCGCGGCCATGTGAGCGTACGTACCCCCTACACCCCCAGTCAAAATCCTTCATCCATGGCCGCTCAACATATCCTACCCTTTTACTCTTGATCTCTTTGCTCTACGTTCATTAaattaaagtaaaaaattatttttaaattttaagataccatataaaaatatatatatatttcttctattataaaaaatattttccatttATTGTTAAATGattattaaatttttaattatttattctaaaaatatttttcatggaGTTAGTCAGTAAATTATTCTAGTAAAATTTATCTCACATTcgcatattatatatattaacaTCGGCCCACAAATCAATCATCTTTTTTGTATACAAAGAATTATTTTTTGTCTGCTTTCCTTTTTTTGAtcccaaatttttaaaaaatatttttttatcatgtTTCTATAAGCAAAAAAGGtgatgaaaaattaaaaatatatatacatctatgacaaaaatatattttatttattattaaatatttattaaattataatcatttatatttttattgtgtTAGTTAGGATACAAATCTAATAAAATATCTCTTGCATTCATTTTATCGACCATCTTTTTGCCaacaaatcaatcatttgattcatatataaaaaaataatctttgTATGTGTCCTTTTCCACGACTTTTCTATCATCATCGtacgagcaaaaaaaaaaaaaaaaaggtaatatTGGTGCTTGAATTATTTGTTGTTGACTATTTAATAGAGACAAATTATGAATAATTGATATTCAAAAAGATATACATTTATATCTTAGTCATGAACAAGAGCATTTCATTAATTTATCTTATAGGCGTGCATGACATGTCGTCCCAATTACTAGTTCATAAAACTATGTAGAAATATTATTTCCAAAAGCTCTAGTAAAGTCTAAAAACTTGCCTTTTATTTTAATTGCTTTTATATTTGTTGCTTTGATGGGAAGAGCATGATTATGAGAGACTACAAAACTATCATACTAGTACCTAcgagtggtggtggtggtggattaGTCTTTTAGATGAAATAGATACTAAGCTACACCTGAACCACGACAAGAGCAACATCAAAGTTTCTGTTGTAGTATATGGTTTAGGTTTACCATGAAATGGAAACCAGAGTTTTCACTTGAACATGGTAACATCCATAGATTGCACAAAACAGATGATCCTTGTTGCTCCACCAACAAGCGATCGGCATAATCTGCCATGTACGAATCTCAAAGCTGTTTATGCATTTTGTATCAGGACTAAATTGCACTCTTGAAACATGTTAAACCACACTAACCTATGCCAACTTGAACTAAATTGACCCATGCTAATGAGCCATTGCTTCAAACATGCACTGATCCATGACATATTAATCATGTGGTTAAAGCCGTCTATATGCCTGCTGGGATTCAAAGTTGCCTCCCATTCAGTAAGGGAAGATGCCATTGGAGGATTATCATCTTTTTGGAAGACAAAGGCATCATTGTGACTATGGCTCCATTAGAAGACCTTTTTTCtatgagaaattatatcctacaccacGTGCACCACATAGTCGGGCACGCTGATAATCACAGTCATTCGTTTCTGTAGCAGTGCAGCGAGATGAGCACTCGATGAATGAAGTAGCCCATAAAAACGAGTGGTTGTGATTGGCGGCGTGCATAGCCATATGGTGCATGCAGTGTAGGGtatgatttcttttctttctatagTTATATCTCTTCCTTCCTATGGTTGCACTAAGCTTAAGCTCACCAAGATTCAGCAGATCTAGTAGATACGTCTGCTTGTGGCATTCCTGTATCTTGGGAGGCGCCACTAGAAATTTATCTCAGAAGTGGATAACTTGCCCAAAAATATAATTACAAGCTTTTTTGCCTCTGAATTTCAACCAAATTACTTGAAGTGGAGCCAAGCGGCTATTGTTATTAGGTATACTCATTCATAAGATATGTAAAACCTTTGCTCAGATTACCTTGATGTAAAGTAATATATTTGAGAAATTATTTAGTAtattatagttttttttttaattttcattttccACTATCTGACAATAGGCTAATACATCACTGAACACTAACATCAATGTGTGGGAGCGGCGGTCAATTTTGTCTTTCTATATAAGCCGTTATCTTAATATCTCTATCATTAAGTCATTATTTTTCGGTAAAATTAAAGACAGGTGAACCAATCAACTTCActtcataaaaaatatgaatgattGACAAATATCTCTGTCATCATATGTAAAGTCTTGATAATTCTAAAATTTCCTTAACCCTGTGTCTTGATTAAGATTAACAAATACTTTAGTTTATTGCAGGCTGCAGCATTCTTTTTATTAACAATGAACGAAACCATATTTGCTATtacaatttatgttttaatataTCTAGTTTCATATCAGCCAAGATATGGAGTACCTTGGTCATTGTAAAGTATATTTAGCCACTAATCTTGACTGACATCTAATTTCATTGCCCATAATATTTATGGAGAAACTAGATTTTGTAATAGAATATTTTGCTTCTTATTTATAGTGTTGGTGGGAATGCAATATCTCGTTCAGATCACAACATGATATATCGAGTACAAAGGATCATCATCCCCTGATTGAAGGGAACGCATATGGTATACCACACAACTAAATTGATAGGCTCTACATGGTATGTGTTCGTTTGTTggtttaggatttagggtttagggtttagaggttagggttttagggtttggagtttagggtttaggggttagggttttagggtttaggattttAGAGATTTAGGAATTTAGGAGTTTAGAGTTTTAGGGTCTAGGGATTAATGTTTAGAGgtttggggtttagggtttaggggtttggAGTTTAAGATTTATGGTTTACggtttagggttttggggtttagggtttaaggGTTTGGAGTTTAGGATTTATGGTTTacggtttagggttttagggtttagggttttagggtttagagtttaggatttagggtttggggtttaGGATTATTGGTTTAGGATTTAcgatttaagattaggatttatgATTTTACAATTGAGGGTTTGAGgtttggggtttagggttttagggtttatggTTTGGGGTTTAGTATTTTGGGTTTGGTGTTTTGAGATTGGGGtttggggttttagggtttatgatttagggtttagggtttacgGTGGTTTAGGATTTAGAGGTTAGGGTTTCGGGTTCAGCTTTTAGGATTTAGAGATTTTGGGTTTAGGGGTTTAGGAGTTTAggtttttagggtttagggtttagagtttaggggttagggtttagggtttaggggtcTGGGGGTTTTGGATTTCTGTTTAAgatttagggtttaggattattggtttagggtttagagatttagggtttaggatttatgattttaggatttagggtttggggttttAGGATTTATGGTTTGGGGTCTAGTATTTTGGGTTTGGTGTTTTGAGAGTGGGGTTTGGGGTTTGGGGTCTTAGGGTTTATGATTTATGGTTtatggtttagggtttagggattgatagaggaaaaaatggatcatccagcccacaactaaaaggccACCCAGTTTCGGCCCAGTAAATACCAATGACGAATCACTAAACATTCACTTCGGCCCAGAGCCAGCTCATCCTCGGAACTCCACCAACTCTAGACATTCGCCGACTCCCCCGATCGAGCTCGGGGTGCCTCCCGATAAATGCCGAGCCGTCCTAACAAAGTTCGAGATGTCGACCCCATCAATGCACAGCGTACGCTCCGACCCTCAGGCTCCGAGCGCTCCCTTGAGTACACCTCAAAACCCAGAAAACCGAGCCCTCCCAACCTACAGCAGGTCGGCCTCACTAAACGCATGATGTGACTACTTaacgagctcggcctcgccaaTAATCTCATCTATGTGCAGGCCCATGCCTACCTACGCAGCCGAACTCCACCACACTACCGCATCATGCCTCCATAACCGGCCAGCAGCAGTCAGACGGCACCGTAACTACTCCGGCCATGCCCTACTTTGACTGTCAACACCCTACCGTCCTTAAGAATGGGTTGTACCACACGTCACCTGCCCATCTAGGCTGCATGCCATCCGGTTCAGAGCCATACCCCCTCATGATGGGGACTGACAGTACCTCCGACACCCGGGCCACTCCACCgaggctataaatagctcggtcaggtAATTCCTAGGGGACTCTCTTTGGGCTGGTCCAAAATTTATCtgctctaacttgatcgtcggaggaccCTCACCGGAAAaatcggtgaggctttgtgcaggtccatGACTGTCACACAGGAGGTGGTTTCCATCTTCCTCTCTCCACACTGGCGGCTCCCTCGGCTCAACTAGCGTgatcaccctcgggccagatttgaaccataacatatttggcgctagaggaagggcctgagTTGTGATCGCGAGGATAATGAGCCAAGGGGCCCCAAATGCATCGAGCAACCGGGAATCAATGCCCGACTGCTCTCTCCAAGGTCCACCTCCTGCATCACCTGTCCCTGCGAACCAAACCTCTTAAATCCAGCCAGGATAGTTCTATTTGCTCGCCCAGTAAGTCCAAACCCTGGCCGTGGTTATCCAAACTCCTCATCCAGCTGGAGCTCCATCAATCaccgaactcgacaagaaggtcgaggaaGCGGGGCGGCAAATCCAAATGCTTTGGGATCAGATCACGGAACTCCGCGAGGAGTGTTATCGATCGAGAAGCCGGTCCCCCCAAAGATCACCTCTTCCACCGAAGTTTTGAGGAGTATACTCCTCTTACGTCCTCTCGAGCCCAAATCCTCACGGTAATCGAGGGCTGCGGCTACCTCCAATCTCCTCCGAAGATGCGACCGTCCAAATCACGGAAGCACGCGGgcaagtactgccgcttccaccgagaccacggccatgaCATGGAGGATTTCTATCAGCTCCGTGATAGGATCGAAGTGATCGTTCGCCAGGGCCATCTAAGCCGATTCATCGGCAGGCCAACCAGCAGAGCGAAACCTAAGGGGCGGACTTCGGGACCATCCGACGGACCCGATGATGGACGCCCTAGTGCAGACATTACTAACGCTCCACCTATGAACCTCACGTTGATGCCGCCCTGGCCCAAAGGGGCCAGGGAGACGCCACGCTCACCTGCCTGAGGCTGATGACCATGGTTGTAAATTACACCTCCAAGGGAGGACCTTGGCCCCCTTCAAGTCAGGGCTTTCTCCCTTAGGCCGTAACCTAATGAAGTTATCTTCTGAAATTCTTTTGAGATGTCTCTAAAGAATCTTAGGAGGCTCGGCGCACATTCAACATCCCGGCAGCGCGAATCATATGACATGAGGAGCCACAAGATGTTCGGGTGGATGTCTATTCTTGAACTAATTATTTCTAAGGTGGCTTCGGTCCCTTAAGTGGATTTCTAAGTTTCGAGGTGGCTTCAGCCCCTCGAGCAATTTTTTACGTTCGGATGGATGTCTATCCCCCGAACTAATTATtcccgaggtggcttcggcccctcgggtggatttctaagtctcgagagagcttcggcccctcgagcaAATTTTTACGTTCGGATGGATGTCTATCTCCGAACTAATTATTTCCGAGGTAGCTTCGGCCCCTtgggtggatttctaagtctcgaggtaGCTTCGGCCCCTTGAGCAAATTTCTACATTCTGATGGATGTCTATCCCCGAACTAATTATttccgaggtggcttcggcccctcggatggatttctaagtctcgaggtggcttcggcccctcgagcaAATTTCTACGGTCGGGTGGATGTCTATCTCCGAACTTATTATtcccgaggtggcttcggcccctcggatggatttctaagtctcgaggtgACTTTGACCCCTCGAGCAAATTTCTACGTTTGGGTGGATGTCTatccccgaacttattattttcGAGGTGGCTTTGGCCCCTCGAGCAAATTTCTACGTTCGGATGGATGTCTATCCCCTAACTAATTATtcccgaggtggcttcggcccctcggacgaatttctaagtctcgagatggcttcggcccctcgagcaAATTTCTACGTTCGGATGGATGTCTATCTCCGAAGTAATTATtttcgaggtggcttcggccccctGGACGAATTTCTAAGTCttgaggtggcttcggcccctcgagcaAAATTCTATGTTCGGGTGGATGTCTATCCCCGAACTAATTATTCCCAAGGTGGATTCAGCCCCTCAgatggatttctaagtctcgaggtggcttcagcccctcaaacaaatttctaTGTTCGGATGGATGTCTATCCCCGAACTAATTATTCCTGAGGTGGCTTCGGTCCCTCaggtggatttctaagtcttGAGATGGCTTTCGGCCCTTCGAGTAAATTTTTACATTCGGATGGATGTCTATCCCCGAACTAATTATTTTCGAGGTGGCTTTGGCCCCTCtggtggatttctaagtctcgaggtggcttcggtCCCTCGAGCAAATTTCTACATTCAAGTGGACGTCTATCCCCAAACTTATTATTCCCGAGGTGGCTTCGCCCCTCGGATGGATTTCTAAGTCCCGatgtggcttcggcccctcatgtggatt
Above is a genomic segment from Phoenix dactylifera cultivar Barhee BC4 chromosome 2, palm_55x_up_171113_PBpolish2nd_filt_p, whole genome shotgun sequence containing:
- the LOC103721631 gene encoding silicon efflux transporter LSI2-like isoform X1 — its product is MAMAGPVKVVLGSVAFGIFWILAVFPAVPFLPIGRTAGSLLGAMLMVIFRVISPDEAYDAIDLPILGLLFGTMVVSVFLERADMFKYLGKLLSWKSRGGKDLLFRICLISAIASALFTNDTCCVVLTEFILKIARQNNLPPQPFLLALASSSNIGSAATPIGNPQNLVIAVQSGISFERFLWGILPAMIVGILVNASILLVYFWKLLSIEKDEEVVSTAGDVVAEDDVTLHRFSPATMSHVTSVNSQEFGSAIDAVVLNGDFGRTDSQRSRTNSIDIDIQTASSGGIESMRASNASREVAEGAAISLRRDQAVSSRRILRGTSNLRNIPRENASVQASDEKEGSIERWKRLWWKTCVYLVTMGMLVALLMGLNMSWSAITAALALVVLDFKDARPCLEKKQVSYSLLIFFCGMFITVDGFNKTGIPSALWELVEPHARIDSAGGVALLSLVILVLSNVASNVPTGKSS
- the LOC103721631 gene encoding silicon efflux transporter LSI2-like isoform X2 produces the protein MAMAGPVKVVLGSVAFGIFWILAVFPAVPFLPIGRTAGSLLGAMLMVIFRVISPDEAYDAIDLPILGLLFGTMVVSVFLERADMFKYLGKLLSWKSRGGKDLLFRICLISAIASALFTNDTCCVVLTEFILKIARQNNLPPQPFLLALASSSNIGSAATPIGNPQNLVIAVQSGISFERFLWGILPAMIVGILVNASILLVYFWKLLSIEKDEEVVSTAGDVVAEDDVTLHRFSPATMSHVTSVNSQEFGSAIDAVVLNGDFGRTDSQRSRTNSIDIDIQTASSGGIESMRASNASREVAEGAAISLRRDQAVSSRRILRGTSNLRNIPRENASVQASDEKEGSIERWKRLWWKTCVYLVTMGMLVALLMGLNMSWSAITAALALVVLDFKDARPCLEKVSYSLLIFFCGMFITVDGFNKTGIPSALWELVEPHARIDSAGGVALLSLVILVLSNVASNVPTGKSS